Part of the Bacillus sp. THAF10 genome is shown below.
GTTGCATCTGTTCAAGAGCCGATGGGAAATGCCGTCCATACAGTACTAGCAGGTGATGTTGCTGGGAAAACAGTGGCTGTCATTGGTTGTGGCCCTATTGGTATTATGGCGGTTGGGGTGGCAAAAGCAGCAGGAGCTTCTCAGGTTATTGCAATCGATTTAAATGAATATCGTTTAGATCTAGCAACAAAAATGGGTGCTACCACTGTCATCAATGCTAAAGAAACAAACACTGTAGAAGAAGTCATGACATTAACAGAAGGTAATGGTGTGGATGTTATTTGTGAAATGTCTGGACATCCAGTAGCGATGAATCAAGGCTTTAAAATGGTGACTAATGGAGGACGAGTATCGATATTAAGTCTTCCGGTTCGACCAGTTGAGCTTGATATAACAAATGATATTGTATTTAAAGGCGTTACAGTCCAAGGAATCACAGGGCGCAAAATGTACTCTACATGGCAACAGGTGTCTCGTCTATTAAAGTCTGGTCAAGTGGACGTGAAACCAATGATTACTCATCATTTCCCACTTGAGGATTTTGAAAAAGGCTTCGATTTAATGATTTCAGGGCAATGTGGTAAAGTAGTTTTACACCCATAACATATGATTAGGAGGGTTTTTCATGAAAGGTTTTGAATACTTACAAGAAGAATTAGATCAAATGAAAGAGCAAGGTACATTTAGAAAGCTTATTCCACTTGAATCTGATCAAGGTTCTAAGGTTGTCATTAATGGGAAAGAAGTTATTCAGCTTTCCTCTAACAACTATTTAGGATTAACTTCTCACCCACGCCTTCGCAGGGCAGCATTAGAAGCTGTTGAAAAATACGGAGCGGGAACTGGTTCTGTTCGTACGATTGCTGGAACCTTCTCTATGCATGAGGAATTAGAAGAAAAGCTAGCTAAGTTCAAGCACACAGAAGCAGCACTAGTATTTCAATCTGGTTTTACAACGAACCAAGGAGTACTTTCAGCGATTCTTTCTCCTGAGGATGTTGTCATTTCCGATGCCTTAAATCATGCTTCTATTATTGATGGTATTCGTTTAACGAAAGCTGCGAGAAAAGTGTACAAGCATGTGGACATGGAAGACTTAGAACGCGCATTAAAAGAGTCTGGAGATTACCGCAAACGCCTAATTGTAACGGATGGAGTATTTTCTATGGATGGTAACATTGCTCCTCTTGATAAAATTGTCGAGCTTGCAGAAAAGTATGATGCGCTTGTGATGGTCGACGATGCCCATGCTTCTGGTGTGTTAGGGGAAAACGGCCGAGGTACCGTAAATCACTTTGGTCTTGACGGTCGTGTTCACATTCAAGTAGGTACCTTAAGTAAAGCAATTGGTGTTCTCGGAGGCTATGTAGCAAGCTCCCGTTCCTTAATTGACTACCTTATTCATAAAGGTCGTCCGTTCTTATTCAGTACTTCTCATCCGCCAGCAGTAACAGCGGCTTGTGATGAGGCGATTCAAGTTCTTCTTGAAGAACCAGAATTAATTGAAACACTTTGGGATAATGCAAAGTTCTTTAAGAAAGGTCTAGAGGAACTAGGCTTTAATACTGGTGAAAGCCAAACTCCAGTAACACCTGTTATCGTAGGAGACGAGGCTCTTTCTCATAAATTCTCTGACAAGCTACTAGAATATGGAGTATTTGCACAAGGTATTGCATTCCCAACCGTTGCAAAAGGCTTAGCACGTGTTCGTACAATTGTAACAGCACAACATTCTAAAGAAGAGCTACAAGAAGCGCTAGACATTTTTGAAAAAGCCGGAAAAGAACTAGGAATTATTCAATAAGCCATAACTAAAAGGGAGACACTACAAAAGTGTCTCTCTTTTTATGAAATATGGAGATTTCGGTAATCTTCCCTATAATTATTGTTTAAAAGGCTGTAAAATTATATACTATGATAATGTGTAGAGATTTATAGATAAATACGTCTCTACTATTGGAAAGGAGTTATAATATGAACGAGAAACAAAAAGTACAAAACGCACAAGTAGCAACTGGAAATCCAGCGGACAAAAAATCCGAAAAGGATTACAGCCAATACTTTCAATCAGTATATACTCCTCCATCCTTAAAGGATGCAAAAAAACGCGGCAAAGAGGATGTTGCGTATCAAGACTTTGCAATTCCTGAAGAATTTAGAGGTCTTGGTAATGGGAAGAAGTTTTACATTCGTACCTATGGCTGTCAAATGAACGAGCATGACACAGAAGTAATGGCAGGTATCTTTTTAAGCTTAGGTTATGAGATTACAGATAACGTACAGGAGACCGATGTTGTTCTATTAAATACCTGTGCAATCAGAGAAAATGCTGAAAATAAGGTTTTTGGTGAGCTAGGTCATTTGAAAACATTAAAAAAATCAAATCCAAATCTGCTCATCGGCGTATGCGGTTGTATGTCTCAAGAGGAATCAGTTGTCAATAAAATCTTAAAAACGTACAATCAAGTGGATATGATCTTTGGTACCCATAACATTCATCGTCTTCCTCATATTCTTAAAGAGGCTTATATGTCAAAAGAGATGGTTATTGAGGTTTGGTCCAAAGAAGGGGATGTTATTGAAAACCTTCCTAAAAATCGTAAAGGTCAAATTAAGGCATGGGTTAACATTATGTATGGCTGTGATAAGTTCTGTACGTACTGTATTGTGCCTTATACACGTGGGAAAGAGCGTTCAAGACGTCCAGAGGATATTATTCAAGAAGTACGTCACCTTGCCGCCCAAGGGTATAAGGAAATCACCTTACTAGGACAAAATGTAAATGCGTATGGAAAAGACTTCGAGGATATAACATATGGCCTTGGTGACTTAATGGATGAAATTAGCAAGATTGATATCCCTCGTATTCGCTTTACAACTAGTCACCCGAGAGATTTTGATGATCGACTTGTAGAGGTCCTTGCAAAGGGTGGTAACCTGCTTGATCATATTCATCTTCCTGTTCAGTCAGGAAGCTCGGAAATATTAAAGCTTATGGCGAGAAAATATGACAGAGAGCGTTATCTCGAGTTAGTAGGGAAAATTAAGGCTGCGATGCCAAACGCAACGTTAACCACCGACATCATTGTTGGATTCCCAAATGAAACAGAGGAACAGTTCGAGGAAACGTTATCTCTTTATCGTGAAGTAGAATATGATACGGCCTATACGTTTATCTACTCTCCTCGTGAAGGTACGCCTGCAGCGAAAATGGAAGACAATGTTCCTATGGAAGTGAAAAAGGAACGCTTGCAGCGCCTAAATGCAGTTGTTAACGAAATTTCAGCGAAAAAACTGAAAGAATACGAAGGCAAGGTAGTTGAGGTGCTAGTAGAAGGGGAAAGTAAAAAGAACTCAGATGTATTAGCAGGGTACACAGAAAAAAGTAAACTAGTTAACTTTAGAGCACCAAAATCTGTTATTGGCAAGATTGTTAAAGTAAAAGTGATTAAGGCTAAAACGTGGACTCTAGACGGCGAATTGGCTGAAGAAGTTGCAGAAGAAGCAGTGGAGGTATAAAAATGGCTAATTATACAAGAGAAGAGATTGTGTCAAGAGCAAAAGAGCTCGCGACAATGATTGCAAGTACAGAAGAGGTAGAATTCTTCAAGCGTGCAGAAGCACAAATCAATGAAAATCAAAAGGTAAAAGAAATGGTGGCAAGTGTAAAGAGTTTGCAAAAGCAAGCAGTAAACTTCCAGCATTACGGAAAAACGGAAGCGTTGAAAAAGACAGAAGAGAAGCTAGATAACATTCTTAAAGAATTGGACGAGATTCCGATTGTACAAGAATTTAAAGCTTCCCAAAGTGACGTAAACGATCTTCTGCAACTTGTTTCTTCATATATTACGAAAACAGTTACAGATGAAATTATTGTTTCTACCGGCGGCGATGTTCTCCGTGGGGAAACAGGGTCTTATGTTTCCAATACAAAATATGGCGGAAGTTGCTCTTCTTAATCGTACCCAGCATGGAAAATCCATGCTGGTTTTTTTATTTTTAGAAGGTTCTTATCTTGTATGATTTTTTCAAAAAATAGGCACATATCCAGAAAAGCCTGCATAGAATGAACTATACGTCAATGTGTAAGAAATCATTTATGTAGTCATTTCAAACAATACACAATTGTCATTTAACCCGCATAGGATGAAATGAAGATTGTAATGAGGAGGGTGTATGCTCGAATGGCGGAATACAGAGAAATTATCACGAGAGCAGTAACCGGTAAAGGTAGAAAATTTACACAGTCCAAACATACGATTAGTCCCGAACATCGTCCTACAAGCATTCTAGGATGCTGGGTCATTAACCATAAGTACGATGCGAAAAAAGTGGACGATACGGTAGAAGTGAAGGGGTCTTATGATATTAACGTATGGTACTCCCATAGCGATAATACCAAGACTGAGGTTGTTACAGAAACAGTTTCTTATAAGGATGTTGTAAAATTACGGTATAAGGATGAAAACAGTACCGGCGACGATCATGAAGTGATTGCAAGAGTACTACAGCAACCAAATTGCTTAGAAGCAAATATTGCTGGTAACGAATCAAGAGTGGATGTGCAAGTGGAGCGCGAATTCTTAACCGAAATTATTGGTGAAACAAAAATTACGGTAGAAGTACATCCGGATTCCTTAGCAGACGATGGGGATTGGGATGTCGAAGAGGATGAATTTGAGGATTTAAATCCTGATTTTATTGTAGATGGATACGAAGAATAACCATGAAAACTAGGGAGTATATACTTCCTGGTTTTTTTATATGGGCAGGTTTGTTCCGTTTCAATCTCAGGCAACCAAAATAAAAGTATGATATAATAAAGCAGCAAAATAGAGAATTAGTTGGGGGATTAACATGGCTTCTTACACGCCGATGATACAGCAATATTTACGAGTAAAGGCAGATTACCAGGATGCCTTTTTGTTTTTTCGCCTTGGTGATTTTTACGAGATGTTTTTTGACGATGCCCTATCTGCATCGCAGGAATTAGAAATAACATTAACAAGCCGTGATGGTGGTGGAAAAGAGAGAATTCCAATGTGCGGCGTTCCATACCATTCGGCACAAGCATACATAGAGCAACTGGTTAATAGAGGCTACAAGGTGGCTATTTGTGAACAAGTAGAGGATCCTAAACATACCAAAGGAGTAGTAAAGCGGGAAGTGGTTCAGCTTATTACACCAGGAACCGTTATGGACGCAAAAAACCTTACCGACAAACAGAATAATTTTCTTACCACCTTATCATATTTTGAAGATGATACATATGGCCTTGCTTATGCTGACCTTACTACGGGAGAAGTACACACAACTGTTTTGTCTGGTGTTCATCAGCAGATTGTTAATGAAGTATACTCCATTGGGTCAAAAGAAATGGTCATTGCTGAAGAATTCCCAGCCGCACTGTTGCAACTAGTTCGTGAAAGAATGGTTGTCACTACTTCTTATGAAAATGAGACAAGCATACCTCACGAATATCAGGATCTTGTCAAAGGCCTGGAACAAGAAAAGCTTCTTTTCACTGTGGGACGTCTCTTGCACTACTTAAAGCGTACGCAAAAACGCAGCCTTGACCACCTGCAGCCTGCTCGTTTTTATGAGCTGGAAAGTGCCATGAAAATAGACCTTTTTTCTAAACGAAACTTGGAACTAACAGAAACAATTCGCTCAAAAGGCAAAAAAGGATCTTTACTATGGCTATTGGATCAAACCGTTACCGCTATGGGCGGAAGGATGCTGAAACAGTGGGTGGACAGGCCCCTTGTAAATCGTTCAGAAATTGAACTAAGGCACTCGTTTGTAGAAACGCTTATGAATGAATATTTTATAAGGCAGGATATACGGGAGCATTTAAAGGAAGTATATGACCTTGAAAGACTAGCAGGAAGAGTGGCATTTGGTAATGTGAATGCAAGAGACTTGGTTCAGCTTAGAAAATCACTAACGCAAATTCCTGCATTAAAAGAGTTGGTGAAGAAATTACCTGTTGAGATTGCACAAATCAATGACAAGTTAGATGAATGCACTGAACTCACAGATTTACTTCATGATAGCTTAATAGAGCAGCCTCCTATTTCCGTAAAAGAAGGGAATATGATGAAGGATGGATTCCATGAGGAGCTTGATAAGTACCGTGATGCGAGAAAGAATGGAAAGACATGGATTGCAGAATTAGAGAAAAAGGAACGAGAATTCACAGGAATTCGATCGTTAAAGATAGGCTATAACCGAATTTTTGGCTACTATATTGAAGTAACAAAAGCAAACATTTCCGCTCTTCCAGAGGGAAGGTATGAACGAAAACAAACACTTGCCAATGCGGAGCGTTATATTACCGAAGAATTAAAGGAAAAAGAAACGCTAATTTTGGAAGCAGAAGAAAAGATTGTTGCCCTTGAATATGAACTGTTTCTTAAGCTTAGAGAAGAGGTAAAAGCATTTATTCCTCGCCTACAAAAGCTAGCCAAAGCGGTAAGCGAGCTGGATGTCCTACAATGCTTTGCAACAATTAGCGAAGACAGACATTATACTAGACCGTTGTTCAACGATGAAAGAAAAATTTATATAACAGAAGGCCGTCATCCTGTTGTGGAAAAAGTAATGGATTCAAATGAATATGTTCCCAATGATACGTGGATGGACAAGGAAAAAGAGATGCTATTAATTACTGGGCCAAATATGTCCGGTAAAAGTACGTATATGCGCCAAGTCGCTCTAACTGCTATCCTAGCTCAGATTGGCTGTTTTGTACCTGCTAAAGAAGCAAGTCTTCCGATATTCGATCAAATATTCACGAGAATTGGAGCAGCAGATGATCTCGTCTCAGGTCAAAGTACGTTTATGGTCGAAATGCTCGAAGCGAGAAATGCCATCGTATATGCAACACAAAACAGCCTTATTCTATTTGATGAAATAGGCCGAGGTACTTCTACGTATGATGGAATGGCTCTTGCACAAGCGTTGATTGAATACATTCACGACAAAATTGGCGCCAAGACATTGTTCTCCACACACTACCATGAGTTAACTTCACTAGCAGAGGATTTAAGTAAGCTGAAAAATATTCATGTAAGTGTGGTGGAACAAAACGGCAAGGTTGTCTTTCTTCATAAGATGAAGGATGGGCCTGCAGATAAAAGTTATGGTATTCATGTTGCAGAGCTTGCAGATTTACCAGAAGAATTAATAAAAAGAGCACAAGTTATTTTGCATAATTTGGAAAATGATGCGCAGGAAAGTCCTACACCGGTTCCGTCTACGATAAAAGAAAAGGATGACGATGCATTAACGCAACTCTCATTTTTTGAAACAACAGATAAGAAAAGTGGAAGTGAGAAACGATCTTCATCTGAAAGTCTAGTACTTGAGAAATTAAAATCGATGGAGTTACTAGAAACCACTCCACTGGAAGCGATGAATGTGCTGTATGAATTACAAAAGAAGTTAAAAACGAAGAAATAGTAGAAAGGAGGATGTAGAATGGGGAAGATAGTGCAATTGGATGAGAGCTTAGCCAATAAAATTGCCGCTGGTGAAGTAGTAGAGCGACCTGCATCTGTTGTGAAAGAGCTTGTGGAGAATGCAATAGATGCAAATTCCACAATCATTGAAATAGAACTCGAAGAAGCCGGATTAACGAAGATACGGGTACTTGATAATGGAGATGGAATTGAAGCAGAGGATTGCTTAACAGCCTTTTTGCGGCATGCTACAAGCAAAATAAAAAATGAAAATGATTTATTCCGTATCCGCACGCTTGGCTTCAGAGGCGAAGCACTTCCAAGTATTGCGTCGGTTTCCATTTTCGAAATGACCACATGTACAGGGTCTTCTCCTGGCTCATATTTACGTTTTAAAGGTGGTATTCTAGAAAGCCAGGAAGCTTCTAGCAGTCGAAAGGGAACAGATATTGTCGTGCAGCATTTATTTTTCAATACCCCTGCACGCTTAAAATATATGAAGACCATTCATACGGAACTAGGAAATATTTCTGATTTGGTGAACCGCTTAGCACTTGCTCACCCTTCTATTTCCTTTCGTCTCAGCCATAATGGCAAAAGAATGCTTGCTACAAATGGAAGAGGCGATCATTTGCATGTGCTTGCCTCAATTTACGGCATGAATGTGGCGAAAAAGATGATTCCGATTCAACTCTCCTCCCTAGACTTTGAGGTAAGTGGATATCTTGCAATGCCAGAAATAACTAGAGCTTCCAAAAACTATCTATCTACTATTATTAATGGGAGATATATAAAAAACTACACGGTTATGAAGGCGATACAAGAAGGCTATCATACCCTGCTTCCAATCGGTAGATATCCTATTGCTTTTTTGGAAGTGAAAATGGACCCGTTGCTTGTGGATGTAAATGTCCATCCTGCAAAGCTTGAAGTAAGATTAAGCAAGGAGGATGAACTATATCAACTTATTGCCGAAGGTGTAAAGGAGGCGTTTGGCAAAAGAACGCTGATTCCTACAAATGATCATCTATCACAAACGCAGAAAGTGGATGAGCGAAAACCTGAGCAACCATCCTTTGCATTTGAGCGTAAACTTCATCAGGATTCTTTCACTGCTGCTGAGATGAAATCGTCCTACCCTTCACTTGAAAAAGAACAAAGTGAGGCAGTTTCCCTATTGGAGAAACCTTTTGAGAAGCATACAAACATGATGCAGCATGAAGGCCAACCTGATGATTCTGATATCGAATTTGAAGTTGGGCTGGATGATATCATTGTAGAGGAACATATCCAACAAGGGAATTCACGTATTCCTGAGCTTTACCCTATCGGCCAAATGCATGGGACGTATATTCTTGCACAAAATGAGCAGGGGTTATATTTAATCGATCAACATGCCGCACAAGAGCGGATAAATTATGAGTTTTATGTGAAAAAGCTTGGAGTGGTAGAAAGAACGGTACAAGATCTTATCGTTCCAATAACCATCGAATGTAGCTTAGAGGAGTATTTGTTCTTAGAAGAGAATAAATCTGTTTTTGAAGAAATAGGTATCTTCCTAGAAGAGTTCGGGCATCAAACGTTTGTGATAAAATCACACCCTGTATGGTTTCCAAAAGGCAAAGAACAAGAAACAATCGATGAAATCATTCAACATGTAAAAGAAAAAAGGAAAGTAAACTTGTCGCAGCTAAGAGAAGAAGTAGCCATTATGATGAGCTGTAAGGCTGCCATTAAAGCGAATCATCATTTAAGGCAAGATGAAATAATGGCACTTCTTCAGACCCTTAGAATGTCAGAAAATCCATTTACTTGTCCGCATGGGAGACCAATTCTTATTCATTTTACTACCTATGAGATGGAAAAAATGTTTAAAAGGGTGATGTAATTGGGCATACTGAAAACTTGTGATGAAGAATGAGGAAAGAGTGAGTTGGCTTGACAGAAAAACAAAAACTAATTGTCATCATCGGCCCAACAGCTGTAGGAAAGACCAAAACCAGCATTGAATTAGCCAAAACCTTTCATGGCGAAATTATTAGTGGTGATTCGATGCAAATCTATAAAGAAATGAATATAGGGACAGCTAAAGTGACTGATGAGGAGATGCAAGGAATTCCTCACTATCTTATTGACATTAAAGAGCCCACGGAGTCTTACTCTGTTGCTGAGTTTCAACGAGATGTCAGAGAAAAAATAGAATCGATTGCCCAAAAAGGTGCCATTCCCATTATCGTCGGGGGAACAGGTCTTTATATTCAGTCCGTTCTATATGATTATCACTTCTCAGATCAAGGGAAAGATACGAGAATCAGACAAGAACTCGAGAAAAAAGCAATTGATATCGGTCCAGATGCATTATATGAGGAACTAGAAAAAATTGATCCAGTAACGGCAAAGCAAATGCATCCTAATAATACACGTAGAGTTGTAAGGGCACTAGAGGTTTATTATACAACCGGGAAATCACCATCAGAGGTGCAAGTATCACAACAACCCGACCTTTTATACGATGTTGCACTAGTTGGCTTGACGATGGACAGAGAATTGTTGTATAAAAGAATAAACCTTAGAGTAGACCTCATGCTTAAAGAAGGCTTGCTGGAAGAAGTGACATCACTTTATGAAAGTGGCGTCAGAGAATGCCAATCTATTCAGGCAATAGGATACAAAGAGCTTTATGCCTTTTTAGACGGAAAGCGGTCATTGGAGGAAGCTATTGAGGACTTAAAACAAAACTCCAGAAGGTATGCAAAACGTCAACTTACTTGGTTTCGAAATAAAATGGATGTTACCTGGTTTGATATGACAGAGGCAGATGAGAAAGAAAAGTTAGCAGAAATTTTCTCATATGTTGCAGGAAAGCTTCAACTTGAAGCGAATAAGTAAGAAAGATAGAGAACAGAGGAGGACGAAAAGATGAAGCAAACAATCAACATCCAAGATCAGGTGCTAAATCAATTAAGAAAAGATGGTACTAGTGTGACAGTATTTCTGCTAAATGGATTTCAATTGCGTGGCTTGATAAAAGGGTTTGATAACTTTACTGTACTTCTTGAAACAGAAGGGAAGCAACAGTTGATTTATAAACATGCTATCTCTACTTTTTCTCCATCAAAAAATGTTCAAATTGAAACGGAAGCCTAAAACCAGCGAATAGCTGGTTTTTTATTTTGTCTTTAACATATCAATAGTGTTTTTACATATATTTAGATAATAATTGGAGCTTTCTTCTTT
Proteins encoded:
- the tdh gene encoding L-threonine 3-dehydrogenase, producing the protein MDGKMKAVVKHHRGYGAELQMIDIPKIKEDEVLIKVKATSICGTDVHIYTWDEWSQSRVHPPYAFGHEFAGEIVEVGSKVTNVQLGDQVSAETHIVCYKCPQCLTGDYHICKDTKIIGVDTQGCFAEYVALPAVNVWKNPNDMPYDVASVQEPMGNAVHTVLAGDVAGKTVAVIGCGPIGIMAVGVAKAAGASQVIAIDLNEYRLDLATKMGATTVINAKETNTVEEVMTLTEGNGVDVICEMSGHPVAMNQGFKMVTNGGRVSILSLPVRPVELDITNDIVFKGVTVQGITGRKMYSTWQQVSRLLKSGQVDVKPMITHHFPLEDFEKGFDLMISGQCGKVVLHP
- a CDS encoding glycine C-acetyltransferase; this translates as MKGFEYLQEELDQMKEQGTFRKLIPLESDQGSKVVINGKEVIQLSSNNYLGLTSHPRLRRAALEAVEKYGAGTGSVRTIAGTFSMHEELEEKLAKFKHTEAALVFQSGFTTNQGVLSAILSPEDVVISDALNHASIIDGIRLTKAARKVYKHVDMEDLERALKESGDYRKRLIVTDGVFSMDGNIAPLDKIVELAEKYDALVMVDDAHASGVLGENGRGTVNHFGLDGRVHIQVGTLSKAIGVLGGYVASSRSLIDYLIHKGRPFLFSTSHPPAVTAACDEAIQVLLEEPELIETLWDNAKFFKKGLEELGFNTGESQTPVTPVIVGDEALSHKFSDKLLEYGVFAQGIAFPTVAKGLARVRTIVTAQHSKEELQEALDIFEKAGKELGIIQ
- the miaB gene encoding tRNA (N6-isopentenyl adenosine(37)-C2)-methylthiotransferase MiaB; protein product: MNEKQKVQNAQVATGNPADKKSEKDYSQYFQSVYTPPSLKDAKKRGKEDVAYQDFAIPEEFRGLGNGKKFYIRTYGCQMNEHDTEVMAGIFLSLGYEITDNVQETDVVLLNTCAIRENAENKVFGELGHLKTLKKSNPNLLIGVCGCMSQEESVVNKILKTYNQVDMIFGTHNIHRLPHILKEAYMSKEMVIEVWSKEGDVIENLPKNRKGQIKAWVNIMYGCDKFCTYCIVPYTRGKERSRRPEDIIQEVRHLAAQGYKEITLLGQNVNAYGKDFEDITYGLGDLMDEISKIDIPRIRFTTSHPRDFDDRLVEVLAKGGNLLDHIHLPVQSGSSEILKLMARKYDRERYLELVGKIKAAMPNATLTTDIIVGFPNETEEQFEETLSLYREVEYDTAYTFIYSPREGTPAAKMEDNVPMEVKKERLQRLNAVVNEISAKKLKEYEGKVVEVLVEGESKKNSDVLAGYTEKSKLVNFRAPKSVIGKIVKVKVIKAKTWTLDGELAEEVAEEAVEV
- a CDS encoding RicAFT regulatory complex protein RicA family protein produces the protein MANYTREEIVSRAKELATMIASTEEVEFFKRAEAQINENQKVKEMVASVKSLQKQAVNFQHYGKTEALKKTEEKLDNILKELDEIPIVQEFKASQSDVNDLLQLVSSYITKTVTDEIIVSTGGDVLRGETGSYVSNTKYGGSCSS
- a CDS encoding outer spore coat protein CotE, which encodes MAEYREIITRAVTGKGRKFTQSKHTISPEHRPTSILGCWVINHKYDAKKVDDTVEVKGSYDINVWYSHSDNTKTEVVTETVSYKDVVKLRYKDENSTGDDHEVIARVLQQPNCLEANIAGNESRVDVQVEREFLTEIIGETKITVEVHPDSLADDGDWDVEEDEFEDLNPDFIVDGYEE
- the mutS gene encoding DNA mismatch repair protein MutS, whose translation is MASYTPMIQQYLRVKADYQDAFLFFRLGDFYEMFFDDALSASQELEITLTSRDGGGKERIPMCGVPYHSAQAYIEQLVNRGYKVAICEQVEDPKHTKGVVKREVVQLITPGTVMDAKNLTDKQNNFLTTLSYFEDDTYGLAYADLTTGEVHTTVLSGVHQQIVNEVYSIGSKEMVIAEEFPAALLQLVRERMVVTTSYENETSIPHEYQDLVKGLEQEKLLFTVGRLLHYLKRTQKRSLDHLQPARFYELESAMKIDLFSKRNLELTETIRSKGKKGSLLWLLDQTVTAMGGRMLKQWVDRPLVNRSEIELRHSFVETLMNEYFIRQDIREHLKEVYDLERLAGRVAFGNVNARDLVQLRKSLTQIPALKELVKKLPVEIAQINDKLDECTELTDLLHDSLIEQPPISVKEGNMMKDGFHEELDKYRDARKNGKTWIAELEKKEREFTGIRSLKIGYNRIFGYYIEVTKANISALPEGRYERKQTLANAERYITEELKEKETLILEAEEKIVALEYELFLKLREEVKAFIPRLQKLAKAVSELDVLQCFATISEDRHYTRPLFNDERKIYITEGRHPVVEKVMDSNEYVPNDTWMDKEKEMLLITGPNMSGKSTYMRQVALTAILAQIGCFVPAKEASLPIFDQIFTRIGAADDLVSGQSTFMVEMLEARNAIVYATQNSLILFDEIGRGTSTYDGMALAQALIEYIHDKIGAKTLFSTHYHELTSLAEDLSKLKNIHVSVVEQNGKVVFLHKMKDGPADKSYGIHVAELADLPEELIKRAQVILHNLENDAQESPTPVPSTIKEKDDDALTQLSFFETTDKKSGSEKRSSSESLVLEKLKSMELLETTPLEAMNVLYELQKKLKTKK
- the mutL gene encoding DNA mismatch repair endonuclease MutL, encoding MGKIVQLDESLANKIAAGEVVERPASVVKELVENAIDANSTIIEIELEEAGLTKIRVLDNGDGIEAEDCLTAFLRHATSKIKNENDLFRIRTLGFRGEALPSIASVSIFEMTTCTGSSPGSYLRFKGGILESQEASSSRKGTDIVVQHLFFNTPARLKYMKTIHTELGNISDLVNRLALAHPSISFRLSHNGKRMLATNGRGDHLHVLASIYGMNVAKKMIPIQLSSLDFEVSGYLAMPEITRASKNYLSTIINGRYIKNYTVMKAIQEGYHTLLPIGRYPIAFLEVKMDPLLVDVNVHPAKLEVRLSKEDELYQLIAEGVKEAFGKRTLIPTNDHLSQTQKVDERKPEQPSFAFERKLHQDSFTAAEMKSSYPSLEKEQSEAVSLLEKPFEKHTNMMQHEGQPDDSDIEFEVGLDDIIVEEHIQQGNSRIPELYPIGQMHGTYILAQNEQGLYLIDQHAAQERINYEFYVKKLGVVERTVQDLIVPITIECSLEEYLFLEENKSVFEEIGIFLEEFGHQTFVIKSHPVWFPKGKEQETIDEIIQHVKEKRKVNLSQLREEVAIMMSCKAAIKANHHLRQDEIMALLQTLRMSENPFTCPHGRPILIHFTTYEMEKMFKRVM
- the miaA gene encoding tRNA (adenosine(37)-N6)-dimethylallyltransferase MiaA, which encodes MTEKQKLIVIIGPTAVGKTKTSIELAKTFHGEIISGDSMQIYKEMNIGTAKVTDEEMQGIPHYLIDIKEPTESYSVAEFQRDVREKIESIAQKGAIPIIVGGTGLYIQSVLYDYHFSDQGKDTRIRQELEKKAIDIGPDALYEELEKIDPVTAKQMHPNNTRRVVRALEVYYTTGKSPSEVQVSQQPDLLYDVALVGLTMDRELLYKRINLRVDLMLKEGLLEEVTSLYESGVRECQSIQAIGYKELYAFLDGKRSLEEAIEDLKQNSRRYAKRQLTWFRNKMDVTWFDMTEADEKEKLAEIFSYVAGKLQLEANK
- the hfq gene encoding RNA chaperone Hfq: MKQTINIQDQVLNQLRKDGTSVTVFLLNGFQLRGLIKGFDNFTVLLETEGKQQLIYKHAISTFSPSKNVQIETEA